From one Lycium ferocissimum isolate CSIRO_LF1 chromosome 7, AGI_CSIRO_Lferr_CH_V1, whole genome shotgun sequence genomic stretch:
- the LOC132063289 gene encoding uncharacterized protein LOC132063289: MQMQAQSAATMEILSPLIFILLLTTIWLVPVICDDSGHSSAVGDPGMRRDGMRVALEAWNFCNEVGEEAPGMGSPRAADCFDLSDSSLSHKVTESDNKLGIGKAFPALKAKAKNDPDLYAAEKELYLGSLCEVDDTPRPWQFWMIMLKNGNYDTKSGLCPENGKKVPPFKPGRFPCFGKGCMNQPILFHQPTSLFDDDIMKGGFNGTYDLGSTADSSSSSFFEVLWEKKVGIGGWVFKHKLRTSKLYPWLMLYLRADATKGFSGGYHYDTRGMLKTLPESPNFKVKLTLDVKRGGGSKSQFYLIDIGSCWKNNGAPCDGDVLTDVTRYSEMIINPETPAWCSPSNIGNCPPFHITPNNTKIYRNNTSNFPYSAYHYYCAPGNAEHLEKPYSTCDPYSNPQAQELLQLLPHPIWADYGYPTKQGDGWVGDGRTWELDVGGLSSRLYFYQDPGTTPARRIWTSVDVGTEIFVSDKDEVAEWTLSDFDVLLTL, translated from the exons ATGCAAATGCAAGCGCAGTCTGCTGCCACCATGGAAATATTGTCTCCATTAATATTTATCTTGTTATTAACGACTATTTGGCTTGTGCCTGTAATTTGTGATGATAGTGGGCATTCATCAGCTGTTGGAGATCCAGGAATGAGAAGAGATGGAATGAGAGTAGCTTTAGAAGCCTGGAATTTTTGTAATGAAGTTGGTGAAGAAGCACCTGGAATGGGTAGCCCAAGAGCTGctgattgctttgatctttCTG ACAGTTCTTTGAGTCACAAGGTAACCGAGTCGGATAATAAGCTTGGGATTGGCAAGGCATTCCCTGCCCTGAAAGCTAAGGCTAAGAATGATCCGGACTTGTATGCTGCTGAGAAGGAACTGTATCTGGGTTCATTGTGTGAAGTTGATGACACCCCAAGGCCTTGGCAATTTTGGATGATAATGTTGAAGAACGGCAACTATGACACAAAATCTGGTCTTTGCCCAGAGAATGGGAAAAAAGTACCCCCTTTTAAGCCTGGAAGATTTCCTTGTTTCGGGAAGGGATGTATGAATCAACCTATCCTCTTTCACCAACCCACTTCTTtatttgatgatgatattatgaagggAGGATTTAATGGTACCTATGATTTGGGTTCTACAGCTGATAGCAGCAGTAGTTCCTTCTTTGAGGTGCTTTGGGAAAAGAAAGTTGGCATAGGGGGTTGGGTATTTAAGCACAAACTCAGAACCTCCAAATTGTATCCATGGCTAATGTTGTATCTTAGAGCCGATGCAACCAAAGGGTTCTCCGGAGGCTACCACTATGACACCAGAGGAATGTTAAAAACT CTGCCGGAGTCACCTAATTTTAAGGTCAAATTGACCTTGGATGTGAAGCGAGGGGGAGGATCCAAGAGTCAGTTTTACTTGATAGATATTGGCAGTTGCTGGAAGAACAATGGTGCTCCGTGTGATGGAGATGTGCTCACTGATGTTACCCGATACAGCGAGATGATCATCAATCCAGAAACTCCAGCTTGGTGCAGCCCCTCAAATATTGGCAACTGCCCCCCTTTCCACATCACACCAAACAATACTAAAATCTACAGGAATAACACCTCTAACTTCCCTTACTCGGCTTATCACTATTATTGTGCTCCTGGGAATGCCGAGCACTTGGAAAAGCCATATAGCACATGTGATCCTTACAGTAATCCCCAGGCACAGGAGCTACTTCAGTTGCTGCCTCATCCAATATGGGCAGACTATGGCTATCCAACCAAGCAAGGAGATGGCTGGGTTGGGGATGGAAGAACATGGGAGCTTGACGTCGGTGGCCTTTCTAGCAGACTTTACTTCTATCAA GATCCAGGTACAACTCCTGCTAGAAGAATATGGACATCTGTGGATGTGGGAACAGAAATTTTTGTTAGCGACAAAGATGAAGTGGCAGAATGGACTCTGAGCGACTTTGATGTTTTACTCACCTTGTAA
- the LOC132061901 gene encoding uncharacterized protein LOC132061901 encodes MEKYGVKHRVETPYHPQTSGQVEISNREIKSILAKMVNANRTDWACKLHDALWAYRTAFKTPIRTLPFKLIFEKACHFSVELEHKATWAFKKLNMDWEEATKLRLFQLNEMDEFRY; translated from the coding sequence atggagaaatatggCGTAAAACATAGGGTGGAAAcaccttatcatcctcagacaagtgggCAAGTTGAAATATCCAATCGGGAGATCAAGAGTATTCTAGCAAAAATGGTGAATGCAAATAGAACTGATTGGGCCTGCAAGCTCCATGATGCTTTATGGGCATATCGAACTGCTTTCAAGACTCCGATTAGGACTTTACCCTTCAAGCTCATTTTCGAAAAAGCTTGTCACTTTTCGGTTGAGCTTGAACACAAGGCTACGTGGGCTTTCAAGAAATTGAATATGGATTGGGAAGAGGCGACCAAGCTCAGGTTGTTTCAACTtaatgagatggatgagtttCGGTACTAG